The Daucus carota subsp. sativus chromosome 2, DH1 v3.0, whole genome shotgun sequence genome includes a window with the following:
- the LOC108207390 gene encoding two-component response regulator 24 — translation MAKKVESSMKRKLSALVVDDDPVGRMILVAMLRRHDFETCSAENGREAVDLIRSGRQFDVIFMDVVMPVMNGIQATRVLRAMRVKTMIVGMGPYSRGDNPIEAGMDRVYEKPITPVIIISIRQVLQN, via the exons ATGGCTAAGAAGGTTGAAAGCTCCATGAAAAGGAAACTATCTGCACTTGTGGTTGATGATGATCCCGTCGGCCGGATGATTCTTGTTGCAATGCTTCGAAGGCATGACTTCGAAACCTGTAGTGCTGAAAATGGTAGGGAAGCAGTGGATCTTATTCGTTCTGGGAGACAATTTGATGTCATTTTCATGGATGTGGTGATGCCAGTTATGAATGGTATCCAG GCTACTAGAGTATTGCGAGCAATGAGAGTGAAAACCATGATTGTTGGAATGGGTCCATACTCTCGTGGTGACAATCCTATAGAAGCTGGTATGGATCGTGTTTATGAGAAGCCCATAACACCAGTTATCATCATATCTATTCGTCAAGTGCTTCAAAACTAG